One Malus sylvestris chromosome 14, drMalSylv7.2, whole genome shotgun sequence DNA segment encodes these proteins:
- the LOC126599220 gene encoding kinesin-like protein KIN-7K, chloroplastic codes for MASKYGSKSKKLGSSSSKAANSPASSTTTSSKQYLETSIECQSSPASSSARSKPQYLYLESLPQDVEKSKENVTVTVRFRPLSPREIRQEEEIAWYADGDTIVRNEHNPSIAYAYDRVFGPTTTTRHVYDVAAQHVISGAMEGVNGTIFAYGVTSSGKTHTMHGDQRSPGIIPLAVKDAFSIIQETPNREYLLRVSYLEIYNEVVNDLLNPAGQNLRIREDAQGTFVEGIKEEVVLSPAHALSLIAAGEEHRHVGSTNFNLFSSRSHTIFTLTIESSPCGENCEGEAVSLSQLNLIDLAGSESSKAETTGVRRKEGSYINRSLLTLGTVISKLTDMRATHIPYRDSKLTRLLQSSLSGHGRVSLICTVTPSSSSSEETHNTLKFAHRAKHIEIQAAQNKIIDEKSLIKKYQNEIRSLKEELEELKRGIVTIPQLKDAGEDDILLLKQKLEDGKYKLQSRLEQEEEAKAALLGRIQRLTKLILVSTKGTQFSRFSHRPGVRRRHSFGEEELAYLPYKRRDLILDDESVELFVPPLEGSTEMTDDTLKGEKKTRKHGLLNWLKIRKRDSGTGTLTSTSDRSSGIKSTITPSTPQAESGNFHVESRLSHSALTENSPLADLLFEAREDREVRQENFLGRETPLTSMKSIDRIDLLREQRKILSDEVALRSSALKRLSEEASRHSKKDEIKMEMRKFKDEIKAKNEQIALVEKKIAESFSHNKMSQLEASQSIAEVMEQLNEKSFELEVKAADNRIIQEQLEQKIGECKGLQETVASLKQQLSEALEFRNLSPIVTSRIGSKNLHEEPGTEKDNAVLNDKNDVFLLRKQVEELKQKVAELTESKEQLEVRNKKLVEESLYAKGLASAAAVELKALSEEVSKLMNQNEKQAAELAASKSSPTLRRNSSTIRNGRRDSHIKQDQSGLISEMKSELAVSKEREHSYEAALMEKDKREADLQRRVEESKQREAYLENELANMWVLVAKLKKSHGTETDSSDSTKETRQTDGYGGW; via the exons ATGGCGTCAAAATATGGATCAAAATCAAAAAAATTAGGTTCGAGCAGTTCAAAGGCTGCTAATTCCCCTGCATCTTCGACTACAACGTCTTCAAAACAATATTTGGAAACATCTATTGAATGCCAGAGTTCTCCTGCGTCTTCTTCGGCTCGAAGTAAGCCACAGTACTTGTACTTGGAAAGTTTACCGCAAGATGTGGAAAAATCCAAAGAAAACGTCACTGTGACGGTCCGCTTTCGTCCACTCAG CCCGAGGGAAATTcgccaagaagaagaaattgcaTGGTATGCAGATGGCGACACCATTGTGCGAAATGAGCATAATCCATCAATAGCTTATGCATATG ATCGGGTATTCGGCCCAACCACCACAACGCGCCATGTCTATGATGTTGCTGCTCAGCATGTTATTAGTGGTGCTATGGAAGGCGTCAATG GTACAATATTTGCGTATGGGGTGACCAGCAGCGGGAAGACTCACACTATGCAT GGTGATCAAAGGTCGCCTGGAATTATACCACTGGCTGTGAAGGATGCTTTTAGCATCATCCAAGAG ACTCCAAATCGAGAGTATCTTCTTCGTGTGTCATActtggaaatctataatgag GTTGTAAATGACTTGTTGAATCCAGCAGGACAGAATTTACGAATTAGAGAAGATGCCCAG GGCACCTTTGTTGAAGGAATAAAGGAAGAAGTTGTACTGTCCCCAGCTCACGCCCTTTCACTTATAGCAGCTGGAGAAG AGCACAGGCATGTTGGCTCAACAAATTTCAATCTATTCAGTAGCAGGAGCCACACGATATTTACGCTG acAATAGAGAGTAGTCCATGTGGGGAAAATtgtgaaggtgaagctgtaagTCTGTCACAATTG AACCTCATCGATCTGGCAGGTTCTGAGAGCTCGAAAGCTGAAACTACTGGTGTCAGACGGAAAGAAGGATCCTATATTAATAGAAGTTTGCTTACTCTAGGAACT GTTATATCAAAGTTGACCGATATGAGGGCTACTCATATACCATACCGGGATTCTAAATTGACaagacttcttcaatcttcCCTAAGTGGACATGGGCGTGTATCT CTCATCTGCACTGTTACTCCTTCATCAAGCAGTTCCGAAGAGACGCATAATACATTGAAATTTGCACATCGGGCAAAACACATTGAAATTCAAGCAGCACAAAACAAG ATTATTGATGAGAAGTCGCTCATTAAGAAATATCAAAATGAGATACGTAGTTTAAAGGAAGAGTTAGAAGAGTTGAAGAGGGGTATAGTCACAATTCCTCAACTAAAAGATGCTGGGGAAGATGATATTCTGCTCCTTAAACAAAAG TTAGAAGATGGCAAATACAAACTGCAATCAAGAttggaacaagaagaagaagccaaagCTGCTTTGTTGGGAAGAATCCAAAGGCTGACAAAATTGATTTTGGTCTCAACAAAAGGAACACAATTTTCAAGGTTTTCTCACCGACCTGGTGTTAGAAGAAGACATTCCTTTGGTGAAGAGGAG CTTGCATACCTACCATACAAAAGGCGGGACTTGATTTTGGATGATGAAAGTGTTGAATTGTTTGTTCCTCCTCTTGAGGGGAGTACTGAAATGACTGATGACACACTGAAGGGGGAGAAGAAGACTCGGAAGCATGGACTTCTAAACTGGTTAAAGATACGG AAACGTGATAGTGGTACAGGGACGTTGACAAGCACAAGTGATAGATCCAGTGGAATAAAATCTACTATTACACCGTCAACACCTCAAGCAGAAAGCGGTAATTTTCATGTAGAATCCAGACTTTCACATTCAGCTCTTACAGAAAACTCTCCATTGGCTGATCTTTTGTTTGAGGCTAGAGAGGACAGAGAAGTTCGTCAGGAAAATTTCCTGGGACGAGAGACACCTCTG ACTAGCATGAAGTCAATTGATCGGATTGATCTTTTAAGGGAGCAGCGAAAAATCTTGTCTGATGAGGTAGCACTCCGTTCAAGTGCTCTGAAGCGGTTGTCTGAGGAGGCTTCAAGACACTCCAAGAAGGATGAAATTAAGATGGAGATGCGAAAGTTCAAAGATGAAATCAAGGCGAAGAATGAACAAATAGCTTTGGTGGAAAAGAAAATTGCAGAGTCCTTTTCACACAACAAAATGAGTCAACTGGAAGCATCCCAA TCTATTGCTGAAGTGATGGAGCAATTGAATGAGAAGTCCTTTGAACTTGAG GTTAAAGCTGCTGATAATCGTATCATCCAAGAACAGCTGGAACAAAAG ATTGGTGAATGCAAAGGATTGCAGGAAACAGTCGCCTCCTTGAAGCAGCAGCTTTCTGAGGCACTAGAGTTTAGAAATTTGAGCCCAATAGTCACTTCTCGAATTGGTTCAAAAAATTTGCATGAGGAACCGGGCACAGAGAAAGATAATGCGGTGTTGAATGACAAAAATGACGTTTTCCTTCTACGGAAGCAG GTTGAAGAACTGAAGCAGAAGGTGGCTGAACTGACGGAGTCAAAGGAACAGTTAGAAGTTCGGAACAAGAAATTGGTGGAGGAGAGCTTGTACGCCAAAGGTCTAGCCTCAGCTGCTGCTGTTGAGCTCAAGGCATTATCAGAAGAAGTTTCCAAACTCATGaaccaaaatgaaaaacaaGCTGCTGAGCTAGCCGCATCTAAGAGCTCTCCAACTCTGCGTCGAAATAGTAGCACAATCCGAAATGGTCGGAGAGATAGTCACATCAAACAGGACCAAAGCGGGCTTATCTCAGAAATGAAGAGTGAACTGGCAGTGAGCAAGGAGAGAGAGCATTCATACGAGGCTGCTCTTATGGAGAAGGATAAAAGAGAGGCTGATCTTCAAAGAAGGGTTGAGGAATCCAAGCAAAGAGAAGCATACCTGGAAAATGAACTCGCCAACATGTGGGTTCTCGTGgcgaaattaaaaaaatcccACGGAACTGAAACTGATTCTTCGGACTCAACAAAAGAGACCCGACAAACTGATGGTTATGGGGGATGGTAA